In one window of Gammaproteobacteria bacterium DNA:
- a CDS encoding DUF5615 family PIN-like protein yields MKLLLDENLSRRLVALLQETFPGITQVALVGLERASDREVWQYAKVHGYAIVTKDDDFLGLLSLFGYPPKIVLLNMGNCSNPSVVETLNRTKDNINALLADEQIGLIEVY; encoded by the coding sequence ATGAAGTTATTGCTTGATGAAAATCTATCTCGTCGTCTCGTTGCACTACTGCAGGAAACATTTCCCGGAATTACGCAAGTAGCTTTGGTTGGGCTCGAGCGAGCGTCAGATCGCGAAGTGTGGCAGTACGCGAAGGTGCATGGATATGCCATCGTGACGAAGGATGACGATTTTCTTGGCCTGCTTTCACTGTTTGGTTATCCGCCAAAGATTGTTCTTCTGAACATGGGTAACTGCTCGAATCCGTCGGTTGTTGAGACGCTAAACCGCACAAAGGACAACATAAATGCATTATTGGCGGACGAGCAGATCGGACTGATCGAGGTCTATTAA
- a CDS encoding DUF433 domain-containing protein, translating to MEHLVIDYRSIITLEPGKRAGKPCIRGLRITVQDVLAWLADGMTPEQIVSDYPELSRDDILACLAYAADREKHAAWVAAA from the coding sequence ATGGAGCACCTCGTGATTGATTATCGTTCGATAATTACACTGGAGCCCGGGAAGCGCGCCGGTAAACCCTGTATTCGTGGACTACGCATTACTGTCCAGGACGTCCTCGCGTGGCTCGCCGATGGAATGACGCCAGAGCAGATTGTATCGGACTATCCGGAACTCTCCCGCGACGATATTTTGGCGTGCTTGGCCTATGCGGCTGATCGTGAAAAGCATGCCGCTTGGGTTGCTGCTGCATGA
- a CDS encoding DUF3999 domain-containing protein yields MKSPWTFVLLLMATGLVHAEQLRRDDFAYEAPIALHGVGSVYRAPLTAEVYGGVVRADLGDLRVFNAAGEEVPIGLSRPMAAVEKKRVSLPLFVLPVKEAQTADDISLKIERSNNGSIVSVNAGSTASANRLVYLVDASQINQRIGALEIAWQVDMGTGFVATLQVEESADLKNWRPLAQGALAYLQRDGQVLEQRRIAIAPQSVKYLRLSWVGAAVNAKITGVGAELQEQTEHRRDWIAPASQAATKPGEYPFRLDGKMPVDYARVLLPVNSVAHVVVLTRNSDGDNWEPRGAKTLYRLDSGTGEVKDIELALGRSGFARQWLLRLDQPASTLGAMMPALELGWIPHDLVFVARGGAPFSLAYGSVSVSPAFQAVDELVRQLQSANVSGIELQPAAFGTSHILRGEAALAGGFDWRRWLLWGVLLLGVAILAALAVRLLRQLNAPS; encoded by the coding sequence ATGAAATCGCCTTGGACGTTTGTATTGTTGTTGATGGCTACCGGGTTGGTGCATGCCGAGCAACTGCGACGCGACGATTTCGCCTATGAAGCGCCGATCGCGCTGCACGGTGTTGGCAGCGTGTATCGGGCACCGTTAACGGCAGAAGTGTATGGCGGCGTAGTGCGCGCCGATCTTGGCGATCTGCGCGTCTTTAATGCGGCCGGCGAGGAAGTGCCGATTGGATTGTCACGGCCGATGGCGGCGGTCGAGAAGAAACGGGTATCGCTGCCGCTGTTCGTCCTGCCGGTTAAGGAGGCGCAGACCGCTGATGACATTTCGTTAAAAATCGAACGCAGCAATAACGGTTCGATTGTCAGCGTCAATGCCGGCTCGACGGCATCGGCGAATCGATTGGTGTATTTGGTCGATGCTAGCCAGATCAACCAGCGTATCGGTGCACTTGAAATCGCCTGGCAGGTCGATATGGGCACCGGCTTTGTTGCCACGTTGCAGGTCGAAGAGAGCGCCGACTTAAAAAATTGGCGACCACTCGCGCAAGGCGCGCTCGCTTATTTGCAGCGCGATGGCCAAGTGCTCGAACAGCGCCGAATAGCGATTGCGCCGCAATCCGTGAAGTATCTGCGCTTGTCATGGGTCGGTGCGGCAGTTAATGCCAAGATTACCGGCGTCGGCGCCGAGCTACAGGAACAGACGGAACACCGACGCGATTGGATAGCGCCGGCAAGTCAAGCGGCGACCAAACCCGGCGAGTACCCGTTTAGGCTCGACGGTAAGATGCCGGTCGACTATGCACGTGTGTTGCTGCCCGTAAACAGCGTCGCCCATGTCGTTGTGCTCACGCGTAACAGCGACGGCGATAACTGGGAACCGCGCGGCGCGAAAACGCTTTATCGATTGGATAGCGGTACCGGTGAAGTGAAGGACATCGAGCTTGCTCTAGGCCGTAGCGGCTTCGCCCGTCAGTGGCTGCTTCGTCTCGATCAGCCAGCAAGTACGTTGGGTGCGATGATGCCGGCACTCGAACTCGGTTGGATCCCGCACGATCTGGTATTCGTCGCCCGCGGCGGCGCACCGTTTAGTCTGGCCTATGGTAGCGTGAGTGTGTCGCCGGCGTTTCAGGCTGTGGACGAGTTGGTACGTCAATTACAAAGCGCCAATGTCAGCGGGATCGAGTTGCAACCAGCCGCGTTCGGCACGTCGCACATACTGCGCGGCGAGGCGGCATTAGCAGGCGGATTCGATTGGAGGCGCTGGTTGTTATGGGGCGTCTTGCTCTTGGGCGTTGCTATTCTTGCAGCGTTAGCAGTGCGCTTGCTTAGGCAACTCAATGCGCCTAGTTAA
- a CDS encoding DUF2339 domain-containing protein produces the protein MTIIGTIIGALLGAFVGHDVEGFLLGAVLGYLIAELVEIKSRIVKLEHAPKREGAVPTVIAVNRPVSPTATSTPGVHQPTPIVSSKPITPAPIPTVSQPASTPARQSAPPAVPNPIDVAINFVREFFTGGNTLVRIGIVILFFGVAFLLKYAAEHAYFPIELRLSGTALGAVALLVIGARLRRKRAAYGLILEGGAIGILYLVIFAAFRLYALLPASFAFFLLLAICALSAALAMLQNSLALALFGAAGGFLAPVLTSTGHGSHVMLFSYYAILNLGIFAIAWFKAWRPLNVVGFGFTFVIGSSWGYRYYQPEFFSTTEPFLIFFFLLYVAVALLYARRQPPELQHPVDGTLVFGVPVVGFLLQVGLVKSYEYGVAWSALALGGFYLGLAGWLLRHGAAKLLAEAFVALGVIFATLTIPLAVDGHWTAAAWAIEGAGILWIGLRQSRLLARAFGLLVQLGGGVLFMAAPSPPVNVAVLNSTYIGVLLVSVAGVISAFLLSRYRDRATSAERALAVPLLVWGVLWWYGGTVHEIGDYVGSAHRVTVWLLVITGASIFFEWIGRRVGWIALRYTAAANSVHLALSLAWAAMLLSHPFAGFGLVAWTVALVVHYLILKGHENAELNLMSVGRHVGALWTLLVLLGWEVYWQVDQWLPYSDWSIGALGLCLALALIGLLALSAHRWPINRNVQAYLVVGAVPIAGVALVWMLLGGVVQPGNSAPLAFVPILNPIDMAALFVFIAMLRWSMTVRALVRWPLEPLAIGFGVVVFAWLNAVLFRTLHHVAQVPYTLNDMLDSMLVQSAISIFWTVLAFVLMLAAARVRLRYLWFVGATLLGIVVVKLFTVELSNTGTVARIVSFVGVGVLLLVIGYFVPIPPKVEQAEVAS, from the coding sequence GCAACGAGTACGCCGGGGGTTCATCAGCCGACGCCTATCGTGTCGTCTAAACCGATAACTCCTGCGCCCATACCGACAGTAAGTCAGCCGGCTTCGACGCCGGCGCGTCAAAGCGCACCGCCGGCCGTGCCGAACCCGATCGATGTGGCAATCAACTTCGTGCGCGAATTTTTTACCGGTGGCAACACGCTGGTACGCATCGGCATCGTGATCTTATTTTTTGGCGTTGCCTTCCTGCTGAAGTACGCCGCCGAGCATGCGTATTTCCCAATCGAGCTGCGCTTGAGCGGTACTGCGCTTGGTGCTGTTGCGCTGTTGGTCATCGGTGCGCGGCTTCGACGCAAGCGTGCCGCTTACGGTTTGATATTGGAGGGGGGCGCGATCGGTATCCTGTATCTCGTCATCTTCGCCGCGTTTCGGTTATATGCACTGTTACCGGCGTCGTTCGCATTTTTTTTGTTGCTGGCGATTTGCGCGCTGTCGGCAGCATTGGCCATGCTGCAGAATTCCTTGGCCCTGGCGCTGTTCGGTGCGGCCGGCGGTTTTCTCGCACCGGTGCTGACGTCTACTGGGCACGGCAGTCATGTGATGCTGTTCAGCTACTACGCCATCTTGAATCTCGGCATCTTCGCTATTGCCTGGTTCAAGGCGTGGCGACCGCTGAACGTCGTTGGTTTCGGATTTACGTTCGTGATCGGATCGTCGTGGGGCTATCGTTACTATCAGCCCGAGTTTTTTTCGACCACCGAACCCTTCCTTATTTTTTTCTTCCTGTTGTATGTCGCCGTTGCGTTGTTGTACGCACGCCGCCAACCGCCGGAGTTACAGCATCCGGTCGACGGTACGCTGGTGTTCGGCGTGCCGGTCGTTGGCTTCCTGTTGCAGGTCGGTTTAGTGAAGTCATACGAATACGGCGTTGCCTGGTCGGCGCTTGCGCTCGGTGGTTTCTATCTCGGTTTGGCGGGGTGGTTGCTAAGGCACGGTGCCGCGAAGTTGCTGGCGGAAGCGTTTGTCGCCCTCGGTGTTATCTTCGCGACGCTGACAATTCCGCTCGCCGTCGACGGCCATTGGACCGCCGCGGCTTGGGCCATCGAAGGCGCCGGGATTTTGTGGATCGGTCTGCGGCAGTCGCGCCTGTTGGCGCGTGCCTTCGGATTATTGGTACAACTCGGCGGTGGTGTTTTGTTCATGGCAGCACCGTCGCCGCCGGTGAACGTCGCCGTCCTCAACAGTACGTACATCGGCGTCTTGCTCGTCAGTGTAGCCGGTGTGATCAGCGCGTTTCTTTTGTCGCGCTATCGGGATCGCGCGACGTCAGCGGAACGTGCGTTGGCGGTGCCGCTGTTGGTATGGGGCGTGTTGTGGTGGTACGGCGGGACGGTGCACGAGATCGGCGACTATGTTGGGTCGGCGCACCGGGTCACGGTGTGGTTATTGGTCATCACCGGCGCCAGCATTTTCTTCGAATGGATCGGCCGGCGCGTCGGCTGGATCGCGTTGCGTTATACGGCAGCGGCCAATTCAGTTCATCTTGCGCTTAGCCTCGCTTGGGCAGCGATGCTGTTGTCGCACCCATTTGCCGGATTCGGTCTTGTGGCCTGGACGGTGGCGCTGGTAGTGCACTACCTCATATTAAAAGGCCACGAAAATGCCGAACTAAACCTGATGAGCGTTGGGCGTCACGTCGGCGCGCTTTGGACGCTGCTGGTGTTGCTCGGTTGGGAAGTTTATTGGCAGGTCGACCAGTGGTTACCGTATAGCGATTGGTCGATCGGCGCGCTCGGCCTATGTTTGGCACTGGCGTTGATCGGGCTGTTGGCGCTATCGGCGCATCGTTGGCCTATTAATAGGAATGTGCAGGCTTATCTCGTTGTTGGTGCCGTGCCGATCGCCGGGGTGGCGTTGGTGTGGATGCTGTTGGGGGGTGTGGTGCAACCGGGTAACTCGGCGCCGTTGGCATTCGTGCCGATTCTAAACCCGATTGATATGGCCGCGCTTTTTGTCTTCATCGCGATGCTCCGTTGGTCGATGACGGTACGCGCTCTTGTCCGCTGGCCGCTCGAGCCGCTGGCGATAGGATTTGGTGTCGTGGTGTTTGCCTGGCTCAACGCGGTGCTGTTCCGGACGTTGCATCACGTTGCCCAGGTTCCTTACACGCTCAACGACATGCTCGATTCGATGTTGGTGCAGTCAGCCATTTCCATTTTCTGGACGGTGCTGGCATTCGTTCTCATGCTGGCCGCTGCCCGTGTGCGCCTGCGTTATCTATGGTTCGTCGGCGCGACGCTGCTCGGCATTGTCGTCGTCAAACTTTTTACCGTAGAACTTTCGAATACCGGCACGGTTGCGCGCATCGTTTCGTTCGTCGGTGTCGGTGTATTGCTGTTGGTCATTGGTTACTTCGTGCCGATACCGCCCAAGGTGGAGCAAGCGGAGGTAGCGTCATGA